In Sutterella faecalis, a genomic segment contains:
- a CDS encoding sensor histidine kinase, with protein sequence MTNAARQCRLIFLLLICLLLPALASAASEPTIRVGITPGGHEPEHVSVFTETKRALEAHFGKDRVSFETIHVDKLTEDVLANRLSFFISTAGLSRRMMNKGTKDLLTITSKRFPDPNHAYGSVFVVRADSPYRKLDDLRGRRLVANRPMGFYGYVAAMGELEARGYDHLGFFSKQIFLDAGSFSVLASLLRGEADAATVPSCFLEDNFPADAPERTALRILEPKPGIMPCRRSTVDYPNWTLSTAPGTSPELAREVMQILLNASAASYYRWSIATDFSAVDELYRNMKTGVYDVLKGWTLKGFWNEYRPWILAGAALLVLLALYSLLLKHLVSRRTAELTRALGRQLELQKEAAAAEERFESLQKVGLIGQMSSMIAHELRQPLSSLSAYIHGLLRLTERPDFDASAARDALFRMAAETQNAENIVNKVRAYARRKPSDKEHLDASEVVKQALTVFLACGRFSGRVLSEVEENLPIFADSMEIELAVLNLLRNAADALHADKTPRPEIRASANKIDGFCFIRISDNGSPLSEKKLQGLGTPLQSTKPSGLGLGLVLVRTIVENHGGKLLFEAGPKGGLSAVIQLPLEKSS encoded by the coding sequence ATGACAAACGCTGCGCGTCAATGCCGCCTTATATTCCTTTTGCTGATCTGCCTGCTCCTCCCGGCACTCGCTTCGGCGGCTTCAGAGCCGACGATCCGAGTCGGAATCACGCCTGGCGGTCACGAGCCCGAACATGTCTCGGTCTTTACGGAAACGAAGAGAGCGCTGGAAGCGCATTTCGGAAAAGACCGCGTAAGCTTTGAGACGATTCATGTCGACAAGCTCACCGAGGACGTTCTTGCGAACCGCCTCAGCTTCTTCATTTCTACGGCGGGTCTATCGCGCCGAATGATGAACAAAGGCACAAAAGACCTCCTCACCATCACTTCGAAGCGCTTTCCCGACCCCAACCACGCCTACGGCTCAGTTTTCGTCGTCCGCGCCGATTCTCCTTACAGGAAGCTCGACGACCTCCGCGGGAGACGGCTCGTCGCCAACCGTCCTATGGGTTTTTACGGCTACGTCGCCGCTATGGGAGAGCTCGAAGCGCGGGGCTACGATCATCTCGGATTCTTCTCGAAGCAGATCTTTCTGGATGCGGGAAGCTTCAGCGTGCTTGCTTCGCTCCTACGGGGCGAGGCCGATGCGGCCACCGTTCCGAGCTGCTTTCTCGAGGACAATTTTCCGGCGGATGCCCCGGAACGAACGGCGCTCAGGATTCTGGAGCCCAAGCCCGGCATCATGCCCTGCCGCCGGTCAACCGTCGACTATCCCAACTGGACGCTCTCAACCGCTCCCGGAACATCACCCGAGCTCGCGCGCGAGGTCATGCAGATTCTCCTCAACGCGAGCGCCGCGTCCTACTACCGCTGGAGCATTGCAACCGACTTCAGCGCCGTGGACGAGCTCTACCGGAACATGAAGACAGGCGTCTACGACGTGCTGAAAGGCTGGACGCTTAAGGGATTCTGGAATGAGTACCGGCCATGGATCCTTGCCGGCGCAGCGCTCCTCGTGCTGCTTGCTCTCTACAGTCTTCTTCTGAAGCATCTCGTCAGCCGCAGGACCGCAGAACTCACACGGGCGCTTGGCCGGCAGCTTGAACTGCAGAAAGAGGCGGCAGCCGCAGAAGAGCGTTTTGAGTCTCTCCAGAAGGTTGGGCTGATCGGACAGATGAGCTCGATGATTGCGCATGAGCTGCGCCAGCCGCTCTCCTCTCTTTCGGCCTATATCCACGGACTTCTCCGATTGACGGAAAGGCCTGATTTCGACGCAAGTGCCGCCAGAGACGCTCTTTTCCGAATGGCCGCGGAAACGCAGAACGCGGAAAACATCGTCAACAAAGTCCGCGCCTATGCACGCCGCAAGCCTTCCGATAAGGAGCATCTCGATGCCTCGGAGGTCGTAAAGCAGGCTCTGACAGTTTTCCTTGCATGCGGACGCTTCTCCGGCAGAGTATTGAGCGAAGTCGAAGAGAATCTCCCCATATTTGCGGATTCCATGGAAATTGAGTTGGCAGTGCTTAATCTCCTTCGCAACGCAGCGGATGCTCTCCATGCGGACAAAACGCCCCGACCCGAAATCCGCGCATCTGCGAACAAAATTGACGGTTTCTGCTTCATCAGAATCTCCGACAACGGCTCGCCGCTTTCCGAAAAAAAGCTCCAGGGACTCGGCACGCCGCTTCAAAGCACGAAGCCGAGCGGCCTTGGTCTCGGTCTTGTACTTGTCCGCACCATCGTTGAAAATCATGGCGGGAAGCTCCTCTTTGAAGCGGGTCCCAAAGGCGGTCTGTCGGCAGTTATTCAGCTTCCTCTGGAGAAGTCATCGTGA
- a CDS encoding flavocytochrome c: MKQHIALSAALAAALAVMSTGASAALKDGTYETQVIGHNAPFTVKVIVKDGKVTTIDSNQNLESNGVGRVALEKLTKKVVDNQSVGVDVVTGATLTSFAFLKGVSDDLAKAGATDEDMAKWKKKVEQHPTTPLTLDSDVVVIGGGGAGLAAALSALESGAKKVVVLEKLGYLGGSTQVSGGAFNAVDDKRQKAQGIVDSKPIFFEATMRGGHFVGNPELVHYLTYNATDAVAWLEKEGVEFRDKIGSATGSLGQRSHYGKKPAGWAYTSVFEKRLADYGDRVEILTDTPAEHLIVKDGRVVGVKAIRYGKQPVTVNAASTVIATGGFGANIPMRQQVNTGVWKEVSLDKRIGTTNINGAAQGKGIELGREAGADIIGLSDIQLHPNGTPGTGLMQDIATSGRNRLFINKNGDRFVSESAARDTLCKAIFAQPGGTYFLLMNKLRYPDETTPDRMGVTMQDMLKLGRVKKAETLDEMAKILNVPAENLKAAVAEYNKAASNKGTADKFGFVATNTDDAPMTEGPWYACPKVPTVHHTMGGIRINVHAQALDKDGNPIKGLYAAGEVTGGIHGANRLGGNAIADVFTFGKVAGESAAKGL, encoded by the coding sequence ATGAAGCAGCACATCGCATTATCCGCCGCTCTCGCGGCAGCCCTGGCCGTTATGAGCACCGGCGCATCAGCCGCACTTAAGGACGGCACGTATGAAACCCAGGTCATCGGGCACAATGCGCCCTTCACGGTGAAGGTAATCGTAAAGGACGGGAAGGTGACGACGATCGACTCGAATCAGAATCTTGAGTCGAACGGCGTCGGCCGCGTGGCGCTTGAGAAGCTCACGAAGAAGGTCGTCGACAATCAGTCTGTCGGCGTAGACGTGGTGACGGGAGCAACGCTCACGAGCTTTGCGTTCCTCAAGGGCGTTAGCGACGATCTCGCCAAGGCGGGAGCGACGGACGAAGACATGGCGAAATGGAAGAAGAAGGTCGAGCAGCACCCGACGACGCCCCTTACGCTCGATTCGGACGTCGTTGTGATTGGCGGCGGCGGTGCTGGTTTGGCCGCGGCCCTCTCGGCACTTGAATCCGGAGCGAAGAAGGTTGTTGTCCTTGAGAAGCTTGGCTACCTCGGCGGCTCCACTCAGGTCTCGGGAGGCGCTTTCAATGCCGTTGACGACAAGCGCCAGAAGGCGCAGGGCATTGTCGATTCGAAGCCCATCTTCTTTGAAGCAACAATGAGGGGCGGTCACTTTGTCGGCAATCCCGAACTGGTGCACTACCTTACCTACAACGCCACGGATGCGGTTGCCTGGCTCGAAAAGGAAGGCGTCGAATTCAGGGACAAGATCGGTTCGGCGACGGGCTCCCTCGGCCAGCGCTCGCATTACGGCAAGAAGCCTGCCGGCTGGGCCTATACGTCCGTCTTTGAGAAGCGCCTTGCCGATTACGGCGACCGGGTTGAAATCCTCACCGATACGCCTGCCGAGCATCTCATCGTCAAGGACGGCCGCGTGGTCGGCGTGAAGGCGATTCGTTACGGCAAGCAGCCTGTTACCGTTAATGCCGCGAGCACGGTGATTGCCACGGGCGGCTTCGGCGCCAACATTCCGATGCGTCAGCAGGTGAATACCGGCGTCTGGAAGGAGGTCTCGCTCGATAAGCGTATCGGTACGACAAACATCAACGGCGCGGCGCAGGGCAAGGGCATCGAACTCGGTCGTGAAGCCGGAGCCGACATTATCGGACTCTCCGACATTCAGCTGCATCCGAACGGTACGCCCGGTACCGGTCTCATGCAGGATATTGCAACCTCCGGGCGCAATCGCCTCTTCATCAATAAGAACGGCGATCGCTTTGTGAGCGAAAGCGCGGCGCGCGATACGCTCTGCAAGGCGATCTTTGCCCAGCCCGGCGGCACCTATTTCCTCTTGATGAACAAGCTCCGCTATCCGGATGAAACGACTCCGGACCGCATGGGCGTCACCATGCAGGACATGCTGAAGCTCGGCCGCGTTAAGAAGGCTGAGACGCTTGACGAAATGGCGAAGATCCTCAACGTGCCTGCAGAAAACCTCAAGGCCGCTGTTGCGGAATACAACAAGGCAGCGAGCAATAAGGGCACGGCCGACAAGTTCGGCTTCGTGGCGACCAATACGGATGATGCGCCGATGACGGAAGGCCCGTGGTACGCGTGCCCCAAGGTTCCGACAGTCCATCACACGATGGGCGGCATCCGCATCAATGTGCACGCTCAGGCGCTCGATAAGGACGGCAATCCGATCAAGGGTCTCTACGCCGCCGGCGAAGTGACGGGCGGCATTCACGGTGCGAACCGGCTCGGCGGCAACGCCATCGCTGATGTCTTTACGTTCGGGAAGGTTGCAGGCGAAAGCGCGGCAAAGGGACTCTGA
- a CDS encoding transposase family protein, whose product MVDVRPYKRLQHLCPQCGKNCPGYDRGGRPARTWRALDWGDVLVYLRYAPPRIQCPEHGVVTASVPWAYPGAHCPSHAHRLGNRPPVRRACQ is encoded by the coding sequence ATGGTCGATGTGCGGCCGTATAAGCGCCTGCAGCATTTGTGCCCGCAGTGCGGGAAAAACTGTCCGGGCTACGACCGCGGCGGTCGTCCGGCGAGAACCTGGCGCGCTCTCGACTGGGGAGACGTGCTTGTCTATCTGCGGTATGCGCCGCCCCGCATCCAGTGTCCGGAGCACGGCGTCGTTACGGCATCCGTTCCCTGGGCGTATCCCGGGGCGCATTGCCCGTCTCATGCGCATCGATTGGGCAACAGGCCGCCGGTGCGCAGAGCGTGTCAGTGA
- a CDS encoding ATP-binding protein, whose protein sequence is MELIPRELQASIAAQKPPKAVVIFGARQTGKTTLLQGIVSSSAAWFSGDVPSDLERLSLFS, encoded by the coding sequence ATGGAACTCATCCCTCGAGAACTGCAGGCTTCCATCGCGGCTCAAAAGCCGCCCAAAGCGGTTGTCATTTTCGGCGCGCGGCAAACGGGCAAAACTACGCTGCTCCAGGGCATCGTTTCCAGCTCCGCAGCCTGGTTTTCCGGCGACGTACCGAGTGATCTGGAAAGGCTCTCGCTCTTTAGTTAA
- the hypE gene encoding hydrogenase expression/formation protein HypE → MTENNLKRERASSGRRLDILRGAVEMTHGSGGRASAQLIGELFAKHLTNEWLDQGHDGAVMPPITRPVAVSCDAHVVKPLFFPGGDIGRLAVTGTVNDVAMCGAKPLWLSAAFILEEGFPLKDLEKIVQSMAETAREAGVAVVTGDTKVVEKGHGDGVYIATTGIGERLAGHMISGAQARPGDRVIVSGSIGDHGMTVMSLREDMTFGTDLKSDCAPLGKMVERILAAAPSTHVLRDPTRGGLGTTLNEIAAESVVGITLHEAAIPVKDEVRAACEFLGLDPLYSACEGRLIAIVPEAESEAALAAIQSDSHGTGAAIIGEVTAENPGFVEMVTLMGGRRMVDWLTGEQLPRIC, encoded by the coding sequence ATGACGGAAAACAATCTCAAGCGCGAACGCGCAAGCTCCGGCCGCCGGCTCGACATTCTCCGCGGCGCCGTCGAAATGACGCACGGCTCGGGCGGCAGGGCTTCGGCGCAGCTGATCGGCGAACTCTTTGCGAAGCACCTCACGAACGAATGGCTCGACCAGGGACACGACGGAGCGGTGATGCCGCCGATCACGCGGCCGGTTGCGGTCTCCTGCGACGCGCACGTCGTGAAGCCCCTCTTCTTCCCCGGCGGCGACATCGGGCGGCTCGCCGTCACGGGCACCGTGAACGACGTCGCCATGTGCGGCGCAAAGCCCCTCTGGCTCTCCGCGGCCTTCATCCTCGAGGAAGGCTTCCCGCTGAAGGACCTGGAAAAGATCGTTCAATCCATGGCCGAGACCGCAAGGGAAGCGGGCGTTGCCGTTGTGACTGGCGACACCAAGGTGGTTGAGAAAGGCCACGGCGACGGGGTCTACATCGCCACCACCGGCATCGGCGAGCGGCTTGCCGGCCACATGATTTCCGGCGCTCAGGCGCGCCCGGGCGACCGCGTGATCGTTTCGGGTTCAATCGGCGACCACGGCATGACCGTGATGAGCCTGCGCGAGGACATGACGTTCGGCACGGACCTCAAGTCCGATTGCGCGCCGCTCGGGAAAATGGTGGAGCGCATTCTCGCGGCCGCTCCCTCAACCCATGTTCTTCGCGACCCCACCCGCGGCGGGCTCGGGACGACTTTGAACGAAATTGCCGCCGAAAGCGTCGTCGGGATCACGCTTCACGAAGCCGCGATTCCTGTAAAGGACGAGGTTCGCGCGGCCTGCGAATTCCTGGGGCTCGATCCCCTCTATTCCGCCTGCGAAGGGCGTCTCATTGCAATCGTCCCGGAAGCCGAGTCCGAGGCGGCGCTCGCCGCCATCCAAAGCGACTCCCATGGGACGGGAGCCGCGATTATCGGCGAAGTGACGGCGGAGAACCCCGGCTTCGTTGAGATGGTGACCCTGATGGGCGGCCGGCGCATGGTCGACTGGCTCACAGGCGAGCAGCTTCCGAGGATTTGCTGA
- the hypD gene encoding hydrogenase formation protein HypD, with the protein MKYVDEYRRGDEAQKLAQRIREEADAERNYRFMEFCGGHTHVLSRWGLTDLLPPNVRMIHGPGCPVCVMPIGRIDMAMNLALREKVILCTYADTMRVPASKGRSFFRCRAEGADIRMIYSPMDAVKAARENPDREVVFFAIGFETTTPPTAAAILAAKRLGLKNFSVFCNHVLTPAAMEHILLTAPNRPDAPKLNGLVGPAHVSTVIGSNPYRHFSEKWRMPVVVCGFEPLDMLLSILMLIRQVNEGRAEVENEFTRAVTAEGNVKAIELMDKVFERRPTFEWRGLGTVPNSALRIRPEFAEFDAEKRFVMPELVVPDNKACECGAILRGEKEPRQCLLFGKACTPAHPIGACMVSSEGACAAAYSYGRARS; encoded by the coding sequence ATGAAGTACGTGGACGAATACCGCCGGGGCGACGAGGCGCAGAAGCTCGCCCAACGGATCCGCGAGGAGGCCGACGCCGAGCGCAACTACCGCTTCATGGAATTCTGCGGCGGCCACACGCACGTGCTTTCGCGCTGGGGCCTCACGGACCTTCTTCCGCCCAATGTCCGCATGATTCACGGGCCCGGGTGCCCGGTCTGCGTGATGCCGATCGGCCGCATCGACATGGCGATGAATCTTGCCCTCAGGGAAAAGGTGATTCTCTGCACCTACGCCGACACGATGAGGGTGCCAGCTTCGAAAGGCCGGAGCTTCTTCCGCTGCCGCGCCGAGGGTGCAGACATCCGCATGATCTATTCCCCGATGGATGCCGTGAAGGCCGCCCGCGAAAATCCCGACCGCGAGGTGGTCTTCTTTGCGATCGGCTTTGAGACGACGACGCCTCCGACGGCGGCGGCGATTCTCGCCGCGAAGCGCCTGGGATTGAAGAACTTCTCCGTCTTCTGCAACCACGTGCTCACCCCCGCCGCGATGGAGCACATTCTCCTCACGGCCCCGAACCGCCCCGATGCGCCGAAGTTGAACGGCTTGGTCGGCCCCGCGCACGTCTCGACCGTGATCGGCTCCAACCCCTACCGGCACTTCAGCGAAAAGTGGAGGATGCCGGTCGTCGTCTGCGGCTTTGAGCCCCTCGACATGCTGCTTTCCATCCTTATGCTCATCCGCCAGGTGAACGAAGGGCGCGCGGAAGTCGAAAACGAATTCACGCGCGCGGTGACGGCGGAAGGGAACGTCAAGGCGATCGAACTCATGGACAAGGTCTTCGAGCGCCGCCCGACTTTCGAATGGCGCGGTCTCGGCACCGTGCCGAACTCCGCGCTCCGGATCCGCCCGGAATTTGCGGAATTCGACGCCGAAAAGCGCTTCGTGATGCCCGAGCTCGTCGTCCCCGACAACAAGGCCTGCGAATGCGGCGCCATTCTGAGGGGCGAAAAGGAGCCTCGTCAGTGCCTCCTCTTCGGGAAGGCCTGCACGCCCGCGCACCCGATCGGCGCCTGCATGGTGTCTTCGGAAGGCGCCTGCGCCGCGGCCTACAGCTACGGGAGAGCCCGGTCCTGA
- a CDS encoding HypC/HybG/HupF family hydrogenase formation chaperone, whose translation MCLAVPAEILSVSPNGADAMASIGGIEKPVDVSLIDHPVPGDWVIVHVGFALNRIDAKEAEETLRILASAGELHEGMTITSGGARP comes from the coding sequence ATGTGTCTTGCAGTTCCTGCAGAAATTCTCTCCGTTTCCCCGAACGGAGCCGATGCAATGGCATCGATCGGCGGCATTGAAAAGCCCGTTGACGTTTCCCTGATCGACCATCCGGTCCCGGGCGACTGGGTGATCGTGCACGTGGGGTTCGCGCTCAACCGCATCGACGCGAAGGAAGCCGAGGAGACGCTGCGCATTCTTGCGAGCGCAGGCGAACTTCACGAAGGCATGACGATTACGTCGGGCGGGGCGCGGCCATGA
- the hypF gene encoding carbamoyltransferase HypF has product MAREARLVRVNGLVQGVGFRPTVWRIAAALGLAGEVFNDPEGVGIFLEGDPRALDAFPDELRRGKPPLARIDSIDVKPAPVRGVDQFVITPSRAEGAVTTMITPDAATCPECLADIFAPRNRRYRYAFTNCTHCGPRFTITRKLPYDRPQTSMSVFPMCPKCLAEYENPGDRRFHAQPNACPVCGPQLELIRADGTPVSGDPVRETARVIREGGIAAVKGIGGFHLVCDASNAEAVRRLRDRKGRNEKPLAVMCAGVASAKRIAEVNAAEETLLTGTAHPIVLLRKKRAFFDTSAFPGIADELSEIGMMLPYTPLHALLFHALLGEPEGTAWMEEPQDLYLVMTSANPGGEPLVIGNEEAKKRLASIADVILLHNREILIRCDDSVVRSSESGPVWVRRARGVTPEAIRIPEVKGAPDVAATGSYLKNTAAMTRGRELFLTQHIGDLDRVSNCLTLEAALEHIRSLLDVEPGAFASDLHPDFFSGELARKLSDRCQKPLIRIQHHAAHVGAAMAEAGRNERTLGAALDGVGLGSDGNVWGGELLLVGPDGFERFGSLRTLALPGGDRAAREPWRMGAAILAELGLEDARFELLHARRGHLPAIPEMMLREIPKLIHSPRTARTSALGRWFDGAAAILGLVFTMRDEATAAMRLESLAEPHIEEASPLEGGFSIEKGVLSFLPLMRRIVEARLADPSKETAAKLAALFEATLAEGIARWIIEGRERSGIDGPVMLTGGCMLNRVLSSRIPKALRAAGIEPRIPHIVPPGDGGLALGQAHLARLALARGMSSYPFIRDHAGV; this is encoded by the coding sequence ATGGCTAGAGAGGCAAGACTCGTGCGCGTTAATGGGCTCGTGCAGGGCGTGGGCTTTCGCCCCACCGTCTGGCGCATTGCCGCCGCGCTCGGTCTTGCCGGAGAGGTCTTCAACGACCCCGAGGGGGTCGGGATCTTTCTCGAGGGCGACCCGAGGGCGCTCGACGCCTTTCCCGATGAACTCCGCCGCGGAAAGCCCCCGCTCGCCCGCATCGACTCGATCGACGTGAAGCCCGCGCCCGTTCGCGGGGTCGACCAATTCGTGATTACGCCCTCGCGCGCCGAAGGGGCCGTCACCACGATGATCACGCCCGATGCGGCGACGTGCCCGGAGTGCCTCGCGGACATTTTTGCCCCCCGGAACCGTCGCTACCGCTACGCCTTCACGAACTGCACGCACTGCGGACCTCGCTTCACCATTACGCGGAAGCTCCCCTACGACCGCCCGCAGACCTCGATGTCGGTTTTCCCGATGTGCCCCAAGTGCCTTGCGGAGTACGAGAACCCGGGAGACCGGCGCTTTCATGCGCAGCCCAATGCCTGCCCGGTCTGCGGCCCGCAGCTCGAGCTCATCCGCGCGGACGGCACTCCCGTCTCCGGCGACCCGGTCCGGGAAACGGCCCGGGTGATCCGCGAGGGCGGCATCGCGGCGGTCAAGGGGATCGGCGGCTTTCACCTCGTCTGCGACGCCTCGAACGCGGAGGCCGTCAGGCGCCTTCGCGACCGGAAGGGCCGGAACGAAAAGCCGCTTGCCGTCATGTGCGCCGGGGTCGCGTCCGCCAAACGCATTGCTGAAGTGAATGCCGCCGAGGAGACCCTCCTCACGGGCACGGCTCACCCGATCGTACTTCTCCGGAAAAAGCGGGCCTTCTTCGACACAAGCGCCTTCCCCGGCATTGCGGACGAGCTCTCCGAAATCGGCATGATGCTTCCCTATACGCCGCTCCATGCGCTTCTCTTTCACGCGCTTCTCGGCGAGCCTGAGGGCACTGCCTGGATGGAGGAGCCTCAGGATCTCTATCTCGTCATGACGAGCGCCAACCCGGGCGGCGAGCCCCTTGTCATCGGGAATGAGGAAGCGAAAAAGAGGCTCGCCTCCATCGCCGACGTCATCCTCCTTCACAATCGCGAGATTCTCATCCGCTGCGACGATTCGGTCGTGCGTTCATCCGAATCCGGCCCCGTCTGGGTGCGGCGCGCTCGGGGCGTGACCCCGGAAGCGATCCGCATCCCCGAGGTGAAGGGCGCGCCCGACGTGGCGGCAACGGGGTCGTACCTCAAGAACACGGCCGCCATGACGCGCGGGCGCGAACTCTTTCTCACGCAGCATATCGGCGACCTGGACCGGGTCTCGAACTGCCTGACGCTCGAAGCGGCGCTCGAGCACATCCGCTCGCTCCTCGATGTTGAGCCGGGCGCCTTCGCGTCCGACCTCCACCCCGACTTCTTCTCGGGCGAACTCGCCCGGAAGCTTTCCGACCGCTGTCAGAAGCCCTTGATCCGCATTCAGCACCATGCCGCGCACGTGGGCGCCGCCATGGCGGAAGCGGGACGAAACGAGCGGACGCTGGGTGCAGCGCTCGACGGCGTGGGGCTCGGAAGCGACGGCAATGTCTGGGGCGGAGAGCTCCTTCTAGTCGGCCCCGACGGGTTCGAGCGCTTCGGGAGCCTCCGCACGCTCGCGCTTCCCGGAGGCGACCGGGCGGCCCGGGAACCCTGGCGCATGGGAGCGGCGATTCTCGCCGAGCTCGGGCTCGAGGACGCACGGTTCGAGCTCCTTCACGCCCGCCGCGGCCATCTCCCCGCCATTCCCGAAATGATGCTTCGCGAAATCCCGAAGCTCATTCATTCGCCGAGAACCGCCCGCACGAGCGCGCTCGGCCGGTGGTTCGACGGCGCAGCCGCCATCCTCGGGCTCGTCTTCACGATGAGGGACGAGGCGACCGCCGCCATGCGGCTCGAGAGCCTTGCTGAACCCCATATTGAGGAAGCGAGCCCCCTCGAGGGCGGCTTCTCGATCGAGAAAGGCGTTCTTTCGTTCCTTCCCCTCATGCGCCGCATTGTTGAGGCGCGGCTTGCCGACCCGTCGAAGGAAACCGCCGCAAAGCTCGCCGCACTCTTTGAAGCCACCCTTGCCGAAGGCATCGCCCGCTGGATCATCGAGGGGCGCGAACGGTCCGGCATCGACGGCCCCGTCATGCTGACGGGCGGGTGCATGCTGAACCGCGTCCTCTCGTCGCGCATTCCGAAAGCGCTTCGGGCGGCCGGCATCGAACCCCGAATTCCCCATATCGTGCCTCCGGGCGACGGAGGGCTTGCCCTCGGTCAGGCGCATCTTGCGCGTCTTGCCCTCGCCCGCGGCATGTCAAGCTATCCCTTTATCCGGGATCACGCTGGAGTCTGA
- the hypB gene encoding hydrogenase nickel incorporation protein HypB has product MCTTCGCGHSGPHMHEVRDADGNITLTVHDHDHDHEHDHGHSHDHDHSHAHDHAHPAHSHDHDMPEGRAIAVEEDILARNDAIAAENRARLAASRVLALNLVSSPGSGKTELLTKTLRTLTDIPCAVIEGDQETTNDAARIRATGVRALQINTGKGCHLDAQMVKRAIEAIKPEENSILFIENVGNLVCPAEFDLGEAHKVAVLSVTEGEDKPLKYPDMFRASSLVLMNKIDLLPYVPFDAEKAEANVLRVNPKAKVFRVSATTGEGIDKWCAWLKAQLLLASL; this is encoded by the coding sequence ATGTGCACCACCTGCGGCTGCGGCCATTCCGGCCCCCATATGCATGAAGTCCGGGACGCCGACGGAAACATCACCCTGACGGTCCACGACCATGATCATGATCACGAACATGATCACGGGCACTCGCACGACCACGATCACAGTCATGCCCACGACCATGCGCATCCCGCGCATTCGCACGATCACGACATGCCCGAGGGCCGCGCGATCGCCGTTGAGGAGGACATTCTCGCGAGAAACGACGCGATTGCAGCGGAAAACCGCGCGCGCCTTGCCGCCTCCCGCGTTCTAGCGCTCAACCTCGTTTCGAGCCCCGGGTCCGGGAAGACCGAACTTCTGACGAAGACCCTCAGGACGCTCACGGATATTCCCTGCGCTGTGATTGAAGGCGACCAGGAAACAACGAACGACGCGGCGAGAATCCGCGCGACGGGCGTGCGGGCGCTTCAGATCAATACCGGGAAAGGCTGCCACCTCGATGCCCAGATGGTGAAGCGCGCGATCGAGGCAATCAAACCCGAGGAAAACTCCATTCTCTTTATCGAGAATGTCGGCAACCTCGTCTGCCCGGCTGAATTTGATTTGGGCGAAGCGCACAAAGTTGCGGTCCTCTCCGTGACGGAGGGCGAGGACAAGCCCCTCAAGTACCCGGACATGTTCCGCGCGTCGTCGCTCGTCCTCATGAACAAGATCGATCTTCTCCCCTATGTTCCCTTTGATGCCGAGAAGGCCGAAGCCAACGTCCTTCGCGTCAATCCGAAGGCGAAGGTCTTCCGGGTTTCGGCCACGACGGGCGAAGGGATCGACAAGTGGTGCGCGTGGCTCAAGGCCCAGCTTCTCCTCGCGAGCCTCTGA
- a CDS encoding hydrogenase maturation nickel metallochaperone HypA/HybF, whose protein sequence is MHELSIAEGILEIVERTARANDVKRVKAVRVSIGELAGVDIPSLEFAWTSVRKGGPAENAALEIERPRGEAWCLTCEKTVPLKRYGDPCPDCGGYRLAATGGTEMKVVDILEAADG, encoded by the coding sequence ATGCATGAACTCTCCATCGCCGAAGGAATTCTCGAAATCGTCGAACGCACCGCGCGCGCAAATGACGTGAAGCGCGTGAAGGCCGTGCGGGTCTCGATCGGAGAACTCGCCGGCGTCGACATTCCGAGCCTCGAATTTGCCTGGACCTCAGTGAGGAAGGGCGGTCCCGCGGAAAACGCAGCGCTTGAGATCGAGCGCCCGCGGGGCGAGGCCTGGTGCCTCACCTGCGAGAAAACCGTGCCGCTCAAGCGCTACGGCGACCCCTGCCCCGACTGCGGCGGCTACCGGCTCGCGGCAACCGGCGGCACGGAAATGAAGGTGGTCGACATCCTCGAGGCCGCGGACGGCTGA